The following are encoded in a window of Fretibacter rubidus genomic DNA:
- a CDS encoding transcriptional regulator, with protein MTTTKSFRETVVARAANDLNFRYGLLTESLDAMLSGDLEAGKSLLRAYINATTGFEALAGAIGKSPKSLMRMLSSSGNPIAKNLFGIVGYLQQEAGVSLQTQAS; from the coding sequence ATGACAACAACAAAGAGCTTTCGCGAAACTGTTGTGGCACGAGCCGCAAATGATTTGAATTTTCGCTATGGCCTTCTAACGGAAAGCCTAGATGCTATGCTGTCTGGTGATCTTGAGGCAGGCAAATCTCTACTACGAGCCTATATCAATGCTACGACTGGTTTCGAGGCGTTGGCTGGTGCAATCGGGAAGTCACCCAAGAGTCTGATGCGAATGTTGAGTTCAAGTGGGAATCCAATCGCTAAAAACCTTTTCGGTATTGTAGGCTATCTTCAACAGGAAGCCGGTGTGTCTTTGCAAACCCAAGCAAGCTGA